Below is a window of Thermoplasmata archaeon DNA.
CTTAAAACAATGGAATTGGCGATGGAAAAGACAAAAGACAAAAAGGGAAGCACAATCTTGATTACTGGTGATGTTGGCGTTGGTAAAACAAGGCTTGCTGAGGAGTTTGCAGAGTTTTGCGAGAGCAAAGGTTTTATTGTGCTGTCATCCTTTTGCCTTGGCAATGATGAAACTGCATACTTTCCTGTGCTCACAGCACTTGAGAATTATGCAAAAAAAGTTAGAGAGAAAGGAGAGGGGTGTGTTCCATTGGGTTTGGCAGGATTTCAGGCACTGGAAGTTGAAGAAAGAACTCCGAATGGGCTGACAAAAGAGAGAACAAGAATGCTCGAGTATTTGCTCAAGCAGTTTGTTGAAATTGCAAGAAAGCAAGCAGTATTGTTCTGGGTTGACGATTTGCATCTTGCAGACTCTGCTACCCTTGCCTTCTTTCACTATCTTTCAAGAAATGTGCGAAAGGAAAGAATTCTGGTGGTCGCAACATATGTTGAAGAGTATGCTAGTGCTAACACTGTGTTTGCAAAGACGCTGAGAAACATGAGTATAGAAAGAATGTACACTACCTTAAGACTTGGAAATTTCAGTGAGAGAGAAACTGAATGCATGGTTAAACAATTTGGATTTGAGAATGCAAAAGAGGTCGGGAAATACATTCACGAAAGAACATCTGGCAACCCGTTCTTTGTTGTTGAGTTTCTGGCAGCACTAAGGGCTGGGAATGTAAAAGAGATGGAAGCAATTAAAAAGATGGTGGTGCCAGAGAGCGTTAAGGGTCTCATCAAACTGCGAATCTCCAGATTAAGCGAGAAGGCAATGAAGGTTCTCATGGCTTGTGCAATTCTCGGAAAGGCATTTGAGTATCAAGCCCTAAAGCGGCTTGTAGAGTTAACTGAGGAGGAACTCCTGGATGCACTGGATGAGCTGAGAGACCGGCACATACTGGTTGAGTGCCATGAGTTTGAGGAGGGATATAGATTTGTGAGCAACACTGTGCATGAGGTTGTGTGTGGTGAGACAAGTCGGATGCGGAAGAAATTGTTGCATCAGAAGGCTGGGAAAATCCTTGAAGAAATGCATCGCAATGATGAGAGGTTTTGGAACACACTTGCGACTCATTATCGGGAAGGAGGAAATCGTGAAAAATTTATTGAGTATGGAGTTAAAGCAGGCAGAGCTGCAGCTAGAAGATTTGCAAACACAGAAGCAATTGAATTCCTTGAAGAAGTGGTTGAGATGCTTGGTAACACACAAGAAGAGGTGTGGCAGAAGGTAGAAATCCTCGGTGATTTGGCAGAGGTGCTGGAACTTGAAGGAAGGTTCGACGAGGCCATTGAAATGCTTGATAGAAGAACAGGATTGATATTGGGCAATGCTGTGGAGACTGGAAAGACCCACATAAAGAAGGCGGAAATTTACATCTATAAGGGCGACTACGAAAGGGCATTGATTGAGATTGAAAATGGAGCGAAAAAATTACCTGCTAGCAATGCAGAGTTAGAACTGGCAATGGCATGGAGTACAAAGGGCTATGTATATGAGCGAATAGGAGATTACAGGAACGCAATTGAGATGCAGGAGAGAGCCAAAATCGTGTTTGAGAAAGTAAACGCAACGAAAGAATTGGGGAATGCATTGAATAGAATAGGGGGATGCTACTGGTATTTAGGGGAATATGAGAAGGCTCTTCAGTGGTTCAATCTAGCTTTAGCAATTCGTGAGAAAGCAGGCGATTTAAGAGGCTTTGCAGTAAGCTACAACAACATTGGCATTGTTTATCATGATAAAGGAGAGTTTGATAATGCACTTGAGTTCCATAAAAAAAGCTTGGAGATACTGGAGAAGATAGGGGATGTGAGTGGCATTGCAGCAAGCTACAACAACGTTGGCAATGTTTATCATGATAAAGGAGAGTATGATAATGCACTTGAGTTCCATAAAAAAAGCTTGGAAATAAAGGAGAAAATCGGAGATACGTGGGGCATTGGAATAAGTTACAACAACATTGGGAGTGTTTATACCGACAAAGGAGAGTATGATAATGCACTTGAGTTCTACAAAAAAAGCCTGGAAATAACGGAGAAAATCGGAGATATATGGGGCATTGCGGCAAGTTACAACAACATTGGCTGGGTTTACCTCGAAAAAGGGGATTTTGAACTCGGAATAGAATTTTTTCAAAAAAGTCTTGCATTTGCAAAAGAGAAAGGTGAGAAAATTACAATTTGCAACGCTCTCTTTGGCATTGTAATATGTTATGTTGGGTTGAAGAATTTTGTTGCAGCCAATAAGACAATTGAAGAAGCAAAGGGAGTTGTGGAGGAACTTTGTCTGAAGCCATTTGAGGCAAAATTTTTGTATGTTTCAGGTCTTCTTCTTACTGCAGAGGGTAAAATCGCAGAGGCAGAAACTGTTCTAAAAAAGGCTATTGAAATTTATGAAGGTACAGGAAATCTTGTTATTAGTTATTACAAGGCCATATTTGAGCTCGGGAAAGTGTGTAAAGACAAAGCGTTGCAGGAGAAAGCTTTGGCTTTTTTTGAGAGGAGCGGGAACAATGTGTGGGCTGCGAAGGTGCGAAGGGAAATGGAATCGGGGACTCAGTAGTTAGTCAATGGTCCAAAGCGAGTGGCAAAGCCAGTACCGAAAAAACTCCTTCTCACCATGCTCGAATAACCACTTAACCCATTTCGGAAATAATTTATACACGAACAATATTCTCTCTATTTGCAGAATGTAGAAGTTAAGCGCTCACAAATCACATCTCAGGGTGATATCTATGATGTTGAGGAGTTGTTCAGTACACGGGTTTTTCAGGGGGGAAAAGTGCCCCATCTGCGGAGATGCAGGCAAGTTCCTGCTGAATGATGATGAGGTAGAGCATCTTAGCAAGGTGCTGGCTGGTGTGCTCAGACATTTTCCAGATAGATACAAGTTGGAGATGGATGAGCATGGGTGGGTTGACCTGAAGGCATTTCTAGCTGCAGTGCAGCGAAGGCACCGCCAGTACAGGTTTCTTAGAACCTACCACATTATAGGGCTGATTGAAACCGACCCAAAGGGCCGATACCAGTACAACGGCACCAAAATCAGGGCGACCTATGGCCATTCATTTGAAGTTGACCTTGACCTACCAACAGATAACCTTCCACCGAAACTCTACTATCCATCTACGCCAGAGGAGGCAGATATACTGCTTGAGACGGGCATCAAGCCCACAGACAGGAAAATGGTGCATTTGAGCGGCACACTTGAGGATGCGGAGAAAGCAGGAAAGGTAAGAATTGAAGACCCTGTGATTCTGGTTGTGGATACTGAGAAAACTGTGAGTATGGGGCATAAGATAATGCGAGCTGGCAAAAGTGTTTACATTGTGAATGAGATTCCAAGGGAGTGTCTCTCGAAGGTGGAGTGATTAAAGTTTACGGAGGAGAGCAAGGGTCTCAAGCCAGTTATTTACATGCAGTTTCTCTCTTCTGGTATACACATACATCCCCTTAGTATCATCTCTATCAATCCTGAGACCGTAGCTAAAGTTCTCTTTATGGAGCGTCTCCAGGAAAACGTCTTCTGATGGCGTTTTTCCATAACCCGAGATGAAGGCATTCAGAACGACTGGCTCAATCCCGTATTTTTTGAGTAGGGGCTCTATTATGAATGTTACAGGGTCACCCTGACAGTCCACAAGAAGCTTCATTTCTTTCCAAAAATCAATTTTTTTATGGAGCGAGTTCACAAAATCCTCCATTGCATTAGGATAATATGTGGTTGTTCCGAGTTCTTCTATTCCTACCCTTGTAAATTTTCCACTCTTCTTTATTGCGAGAATTTGCTGGATTACCTCCTCGGAAGCATTTTCTCCCGAAGCATCGTATAGATGCACCTGGATTTCACCATCAAAGAAGGAAACATACACACCAGCATCAATTTCCTGCTCTTGGATCACATGCCGTAAGGCAACGCTGGGCACGAGACGCACATCAAACGCTGTTATGCCAGTAGAGGCAAGGCCACTGATTATTTCCCGTCTCACAAACCTGCATACTGGCTTCCCATCTCTGCCCACACCAATTACTTTGTCCTTTCCGAAGAAAGTGCCAATTGCACAGCCAAGCAACACGGACTCAAGAGGATTATATTCCCTCCATGCATATAACCTCATTTTATCACCTCATTCACCAACCAGGAATGTGCCTGGGTTCACAGTGGTGCCACACCATAGCTTTAAATTCTGCCCAAGGACGCAATTATCACCGATTTTGCTCTCGGCACCAATCACCACGCCTGGCATTATCCTGCAGTTTTTTCCGACTTCCACATTTTCAGCGATTATGGTTTCAGTGATGCTTGTTCGTTCCTGAATTTTTGCACCATTCCAGATTACCGTGTTCGAAAGTTTACACCCCTCGCCTATCACCACATCATCACCAACCACAACAAAACCCTCAATCACTACATTGCCAATTTTTGCAGTTTCCGGGTAAAAGAGCTGTCCCTTCTCATCATAACGAACTCTGAACTTACTGTTAAATGAAATCTTCTTCTCAATTGCATCTCTCGTTGCAAAAAGGTATGAACTGTGCCTGCCTATGTCGTTCCAGTATTCCCTGAATCTGTAGCCGAAGATTGGATAGTTTTTTTCTACGAGGAGTGGAAATAGATGCCTGGAAAAATCAAATTCAGTGTTATCCGGCACATGCTCAAGCACCTCTTTTTCAACTACATAAATACCGGCATTCACGATGTTGGAGAATGCCTCAGATTCTCTTGGCTTTTCCACAAATCTTGTCAGGCGTGAATCCTCATCAAGCGTGGCAATACCGTAGTGGGAAACCTCGTCCGATTCTGAAAATGCCACCGTTAGTTTGCTCCCCTTCTCAAAATGGAAATCCAGAAGTTTCTGCAAGTTGATGTCCGTGATGAGGTCTGAGGATGAAACAAAAAACCGCTCCTCAAGCAAATCTAGATTGCGTTTGACCGCACCAGCAGTTCCGAATGGAATGTTGTTATCCCTTATTTCAATTTCCACTTTTTCCTTCCATTTTTCAAGATGTTGAATTAAACGCTCCTTCCTGTAGTCCACAAGCACCAGAAATTTTTCAACACCAAGTCGCAAAAAGCTCTGTAGAATTCTATCAATAACAGGTTCGTTCATGAATGGAATCAGGGGTTTAGGGATGGGGTGAGTAAGTGGAAGCAACCTTGAACCCCTACCAGCTGCAAGAATCACGGCCTGCACAATCAGATGAAATGAATTGAAGAGATATAAGGGTTGTTGTGGAATACTCCCAAAACTTTATCTATTGAGAATGGAATTTCCCTTTAATGGTTGATGAAAAACTAAAGTCAGTGCTCGTAGCAATCTACAAATTGGGTTATGAAGAGGCAATTCAGGATGCGAGCAGATATGCAAGACAGGCAAGAACAATGACAGAATTTCTGCTCTACCTCAACAGCAAGTTGAGTGTGCTAGATAAAGAATGTGCGAACAAGGTAAATGAGTTGCTGGATTTTGCAAACGAAATTGAAAAGGCAGAAAGTAGAGAGGGAAGCAAAGAAAAGAAAAGCAAAGAGGGAGAGCTTGGGTTGATGCCTGGTCAGAGTGTCCTTTTCTGCGAGGAGAAACCGTCAAAAAGCTTGGACTATCTTATTGAAATTGCAGATGAGAAAAAAACTCCAGTGCTCTGTCTCACAAGAAAGCCGAGAGAGTTGCTTGCAGGTCGGGAAGAAAATGTGAAGGATAGAAGTTTTAAAATCGTCTGGCTTTCTAAAATAGAAAAAGAAGGAGGGCTCAGTGAAAATGGCGATGAATACACACCCACAGGGCTTTCCATCTGCGAGGAGGTTTCCACAACCCAGGACATAAACAAAATCACAGGCATCGTTCAGGAATACCTTTCAAGCACGGCACCTCCCCTCATCTATCTTGATGGATTGAGTTACCTTGTCACCCAGACGGACTTTACGAAAGTTCTCAAATTGGTTCAGTGGATTTGTGAGCAGATTGCAGTCAAGAATGGGTATTTTATCGTTTCTGCAGACCCTGGTGCATTTGATGCTAAGGAATTTGAAAAACTGAAAAATGAGATGGACATTGTCCACTAAACCACAATTCTTCCTTTTTTCACAACATGCACTACATTGTTTCTTCCCACCATGTAAGGAATTTGCTCGAAGTTCGCCACATCCAGAATTATTATGTCTGCCTGTTTCCCCCTTTCAATGCTTCCCACCCTCTCCCCCATTCCCACTGCAAACGCCGCATTGATTGTGGCTGCAGCAATTGCTTCCGCAGGCAGCATTTTCATCTTGTAAACAGCAAGCGAAAGCACCACCTGCATGCTCAGGCAGTAGGCATTGGGGTTAAGGTCTGTGGCTAGAGCGACTGGAAGCCCCATCGAAATCATTTTTCTTGCGTCAGGGTATGCATTCAAAAACGATGTAAAGGGTGTGGCTGGAAGAAGCACAGGGATTGTGCCCGCATCTAACATTGCTTTCAGCCCTCTTTCGCTCGCCATGAGCAAATGGTCTGCTGAAACTGCACTCAAACTTGCTGCAAGTTCCGCACCCCCAAGCTGGACAAACTCATCCGCATGAAGCTTAAGTTCGAAACCATGCTTCCTGGCACTTTCCAGAATTCTTTGCGTATCCTCTATCTCAAAAACTCCTTTTTCACAGAAGACATCACAGAAGTTCGCAAGGGATTTAACCTCAGTTAGCATCGCAATAACTTCCTCCACATACTTTTCTTTGCTATCTGTAAACTCAGGTGGCACCGCATGGGCTCCGAGAAAAGTTGGCACAATGTCTATACCCGTCTCTTCAGCAATCCTTTTTGTGGCTTCAAGTATTTTTATCTCAGCGTTCCTCTCAAGCCCATAACCGCTCTTTGCCTCAATTGTGGTTGTTCCATGAGATAGCATTTCAAGTACTCTGGCCTTCCCAATCTCCACAAGTTCCTCAATGCTCGCAGCCCTGGTCTTTTTTACTGTGCTGAGAATCCCCATACCCCGTTTTAAAATCTCCATATAACTCAAACCCTGGATTTTGAGGGAAATTTCCTGCTCTCTGGTGCCTGCAAACACAAGGTGGGTGTGAGCATCCACAAAACCAGGCATCACAACCTTGCATTTTGCGTCAAGAACCTCATCATAGCTTCCTTCACCAAAATCCTTTGTTTTGCCCACATCAACAATCACACCATCTTCCACAACTAATGCCCCATCTTTGATAATGCCCAGCTCTGTCATTTCTGCCCCTTTTTTTGGCTTGCCATCAGAGGCAACTGTAAGCAACTGTCCTGCATTTTTAATTAGGAGTTTCATGGTTGAGAGAATAAACTAAAATACTTAATGGTAATTATGGAACACGAAGGAGGCGACAAAAATGGACCTGAAAATGCGTGTGGTAAGTATGGACATCCCGAAGGATGCAAATATCATAATAGGACAAACCCATTTTATAAAAACGGTCGAAGACATCTATGAAGCAATTGTGAACACAAATCCCAACATGAAATTTGGGCTTGCGTTTTGCGAAGCATCTGGTGCATGCTTGGTTCGTGTCGATGGTAATGACGAAAAATTGATGGAAATTGCAGCAAAAAATGCAATGGACATCGGAGCTGGGCATACTTTTGTGCTTCTTATTAAGGAGGGGTATCCGATAAACATTCTCAACACCCTCAAAAATGTGCCAGAGATTTGTCATATAGTGGCTGCAACTGCAAATCCACTCCAAGTGGTGGTTGCAGAAACAAGCCAGGGCAGAGGAATTCTGGGAGTGATTGATGGTTCCTCGCCAAAAGGAATTGAAGACCAGGCAGGAAAGGACTGGAGATACGATTTTCTCAGAAAGATAGGGTATAAGAAATAGAGGAAAAGGATGGTAGACCCTGTACTTCTCACATATATTGAACAGGAATTAGAGCGAAACACTCCGGAAGAAACAATAAAGAGAATCAATTTCAGCAGGTTTGGGACTAACATCTAGTTTCTGAAAAAGGACGGAAAAAAAATTTTGTATTCTGTGAGAGAAAAAACGGATTTTGAAAATGCACGGAAGATTGTAGAAAAACTTTTGCTTTAGAGAAATAAACACTGGCTAAATTCAAAAAAACAAAAAATAAAAAAGGTGTTGGGTGTTTACAAAGTAAATTTTGTACTTGAATCGCCATCGAACTGCCTTGGCTCGTCATCTCCGCCTGGGTTGTACTGTCCATCTGCATAGGTGAAGCAGTCCTCCATGTTCGTGTAGCCCTTGCTCATAAGTCCAGATACGAGGAACCAGTATGTCCAGGCACCATGGCTATAGTTTGGCTCGTCGTAGCCATAGCCGTTTGGCCCACAGGTTGTGGTCATGTAAATCTTGTTGGCATTTGATAGTGCACTTATCTCTGGGATTATGCCACCACTTCTGCAGTTATCCACGAAGATAAATACCTTGCACCTTGCATTCTTCACCATGTCCGCAAGTTCTGTATCATAGAGATACCCATCGTTACCGTTTTCGCCGGCACCGCAGTCCCAGGCACAGATGAAGTGACTTGTACTGCTTGACTTATCTCCGTGCCCACTTGAAATTATCGCAAGAATATCGTCCTCATCTGCCTGCGAGATGAAGTAGTTTATTGCATTCTTGATGTTTGTCTCACTTGCAACGCCATCATACTTCTTGTAGGAGTTTGTCTTATCACCGAGCAGGAGAATGTTGCTGCTAGAGTATCCCTTTCCTGTGAGATAATCATACCAGGAATTTGCGTCTTCATCACAGTAGCTCAGATCTGAGATTGCCTTGTAATCTGAGATTCCGAAAATTACTGCATATCTTGTTGTGCCTGTGCCACCACCGCCACCACCAGAGGTGAACTCTACCTTATCGAGCCAGCCGCAATCACTGCCACTGCTCACACTTCCATCTTTGGAATACTTCCATTGAACTGTATGGGTGCCTGTTGCAATTGTAAAGGATTTCTGCTCCCAGCCCTTCTCACCACTGATCTTCACCTGCTCAGTGCCATCTATGTAGAAAATCAGGAAATCGTAATTTGATTCAGAACTTACCTTCCAGTAGAAGGTCAAGGTTCCAGGTCCAGTAATAGATGTCTGCACATAGGATACCTGGTTATGGCTTATTACACCACTCTGGGCCGCATCTCCACCATTGTAGTAGGTTGAGGTCTGTCCAAACCAGTTCGCATTACCTCCCGTGGTCCAGCTCAGTTGTGTGTTATCCACTGCCTCTCCAATGCTCACAGTTGTGCCTCCACCACTTCCTGTGTATGTAACCTTGTCAAGCCAGCCACAATCACTGCCCTTGCTCACACTTGCATCTTTTGTATAATTCCAGGTCAATGTATGTGTGCCAGATGTAATGGAGTAGCTTTTCTGCTCCCACACCTTTGTTGTGCCACTTATTCTCGCCTTTTCTACACCATCTATATAGAATCTTAAGAAATCATAATTTAATTCGGAACTCACATTCCAATAGAATGTAAGTGTGCCCGGGCCTGTCACAGTCACAGTGAGTTTTGACTGCTGACTGTGAGAAATCACACCGCTCTTTGCGCAGGAGCCACCATAATATGCTCCTGTAGTTGTAATTACCCACTGAGCATTTCCACTGCTCGACCAACCTGTTACCGTTGTATCAAGCGCGGTTTGATACTCAGTAGCTGTGGCCTTTATAAAAGCCCTGTTCACAATCGCTGGCTGTGCATTCACACCAATAGAGCCAAAAGCTGTGAAGCACATCATCACTGCTATCCCCACCACAAGCCCTACACCCAACATTTTCATGTTGTTCATTTTTTTCACCTCAGATTTATTTCTGTATGAACGATTTACTTCTTTATTTTTAAATATTACGGTGTAATGACCATGCACCAGAAGGGTATTTTAGGAAACTACAGTTAATAGTGAACAGTTAAAAAAAACGATAGCCAGAATTAATAGATGTAAAAAAACCACGAGAAACTTTAGTTACAGCATCCCCTGCAACTTCTTCGCAGACTCACTGAGCACGGGGAGCAGGGTATCCGCAGCATCGGCAGCAACCCTTGTCACCAAAAGTGCCTTCGGCCCCGCACTGAATATCAGAACCTTTGTGTCCTTCAGGTTTATCGCTAGATAGTGTAGCGTCTCTTTTAACTCTGAAGTCGCAGTTTCAGCGGCACCCAACAGAATTGCTGACATGGCCACGAAGGTCTCGAGGTGTGCCCCTGGTGGAGGAGAACCAGCAATATGCATTCCACTTCTGGAGACCACCAAGGCGTCCTTTACATGCTCCCTGGCTTTGAGGTCGTTAAGCACACTTTCTACCATCGGTATGTTTGGCATATCTTACACGCTCATAACCCTAATTACTAGGTTATTCATAAGGTTTATGGTGGTAAAGGTTATCCCTTATTTGATGCATAAGGAAAGGTATCTGACATCTGAAAATGCTGAGGAAAAAGTCAATTTCTGGCTTTCATCACTTGCTGGAGCTAGAGGAAGAAGGAAAGTAATTTTCGGACAACATAGCGGAAGGTCTGCAGCGCTTCTGGTGATAGACATGCAAAGGTATTTCACACACGCAGATTCCCATGCATTTGTTCCCTCTGTAGATGTAGCCCTCCAGAATATTAACAGGTTGGTGGAGTGCTTTAACACAGAACTTGTGGTTTACACCAGACACATTGATGCAGAAAACTCCATTATGCTGAAATGGTGGGAAAGCGGACTATTTAAAGACAATCCACTTTCGGAAATTGATGCAAGGATAAAACTTAGAGGCAAGGTAGTTTCAAAGCATACATACTCTGCTTTTTACAAGACAAAACTCGAAACTTTGCTTAAAAAGAACCACATTGAAAGAGTGTATATCACTGGCTTGCTAACGAATCTCTGCTGCGAAACCACGGCAAGGGATGCCTTTGTGCATGGCTACGAGGTTTTTTTAATTGCTGATGCTACCGCTACATATAACGAGCAACTTCACTTTGCCACTCTGCTCAACCTCAGCCATGGTTTTGCCAGAGTTGTAAGCACAAAGGAAGTCCTTGGAGGAAAGTAAGATGGTGAATGCTAACTATGATGTGGTCGTGATTGGCCTTGGGCCTGCTGGCGTGATTGCAAGTATTCATCTGAAAAGAGAGGGTTTCTCTGTTGCTGGCGTGGAAGCAGAAAAGGTGGGCGGTGCACTGAACGATGCAAGCATAATAGAAAATCTGCCTGTGTGTGGGGGCGCAGTCGCAGCACCAGAAATTATAAAATCTTTAGAAGAGAGCATAGAAAACCATGGAATAGAGATTGTAAAAGAGAGGGTAATTAAAATCCAGAAGAGAAAGTCAGAATTCGTCGTTGTTGGAAAGGAAAGAGTTTTGAGAGCAAAATGTGTTATCATCGCATGTGGGCTGGTGCCGAAAAAATATCCGGGGCTTAAAGATGAGAAAAATGTGTTTTACAGGGCAAGGGATGTTGGAGAGGCGGCTGGTTCTACACTCACCATAATCGGTGGTAGCGATGCTGCATTTGATGCTGCACAGAGATTTGCTGGCAATGCGGAAAAAGTCCACATTATCGCAAGAGGTAAACTGAAAGCAGTTGCTCCGCTGGTCAAAAGGGCACGGGAAAATCCTAAGATCCAAATCTTTGAAGGTGTAAAAATAAGGCAAATTTTAACAGAGAAAAGAGTGGAAATCCAACTTCAGAACGGGCAGATAATTGAAAGCGACAAGCTTCTTGTTTGCATAGGGAAGGAAAGGGAGCTATCCATCTTTCCGCAGAAACTCAAAAGAAAACTTGAGGGAAAAAAATTAATCTCGCATGAGTTATGCCGTGGCATGTATGCTGCAGGCGACTTTCTCAATCCGAATGCAAGATATCTCTCAACTGCATTGGGCAGTGGGATGCAAGCAGCAGTGCTCGCTGCAAAGTTTTTGAGAGGTGAATGAAATGGAAGTTCTAGCAAGGAAGGGCAAAGAGGAGAATGCATGGATTTACCTTGCAAGATTTAGAAATTCCCCAAACCATCTTGTAGAATTTGTGGATTCAGTAGAACCAGGTATTCCTAGAGAGAAAAAATGGTGCATCAATATTTCCACCCAGTTCGGTTGTCCGGTAAATTGCAGGTTGTGTGATGCTGGGGGTAGTTTTCAAGGAAATTTAACGAAAGAAGAGTTACTTGCCCAAGTGAAGCATGTTTTGAATACAAGGAATTTTATGAAAACTGAGAAACTGAAGGTACACTATGCAAGGATGGGCGAGCCATTACTGAATCCTTATGTAATCGAGTCCCTTCTCGAACTTTCAGAAGTTTGTAAACCAAATATGCCGATGGCCTGCATTGCTACAACAGCACCCACTGCGAGTTATCAGAATCTGGTGAGAATTGCTGAAATCAAGGATGAATATTACAGAAATGGAAAATTTCAGCTTCAGTTCTCTGTTAATTCCACTGATGAGAAGGTGAGGGACTACCTTATGCCCATAAAGAAAATGAAACTTGAGGAACTTGCAGCATTCGGTGAGCGCTATTGGGACAAGACAGACAGAAAAATCAATCTTAACTTTGCACTTGCAAAAAATGTGCCTGTTGAGCCTGAGGTCATTGCAAAACTCTTTAACCCTGATAAATTTCTTATAAAAATTACGCCGGTGAATCCAACAAAAACCGCAGAGAGGAACGGACTCAAATCAATGATTGAATTTGAGGGTGTGCCTAGAATTGAACTCTCGGAAAAATTCAGAGAGTATGGATTTGATGTGATTGTGAGCATAGGAGCAAAAGAGGAAATTGAGATTGGGAGTAATTGTGGCCAGTTTGTGAAAATGTGGAATGGGGCAAACTGCTGAAGAGTTTTTGGCCTC
It encodes the following:
- a CDS encoding tetratricopeptide repeat protein: MKTKRFPPTFVDRVLELKTMELAMEKTKDKKGSTILITGDVGVGKTRLAEEFAEFCESKGFIVLSSFCLGNDETAYFPVLTALENYAKKVREKGEGCVPLGLAGFQALEVEERTPNGLTKERTRMLEYLLKQFVEIARKQAVLFWVDDLHLADSATLAFFHYLSRNVRKERILVVATYVEEYASANTVFAKTLRNMSIERMYTTLRLGNFSERETECMVKQFGFENAKEVGKYIHERTSGNPFFVVEFLAALRAGNVKEMEAIKKMVVPESVKGLIKLRISRLSEKAMKVLMACAILGKAFEYQALKRLVELTEEELLDALDELRDRHILVECHEFEEGYRFVSNTVHEVVCGETSRMRKKLLHQKAGKILEEMHRNDERFWNTLATHYREGGNREKFIEYGVKAGRAAARRFANTEAIEFLEEVVEMLGNTQEEVWQKVEILGDLAEVLELEGRFDEAIEMLDRRTGLILGNAVETGKTHIKKAEIYIYKGDYERALIEIENGAKKLPASNAELELAMAWSTKGYVYERIGDYRNAIEMQERAKIVFEKVNATKELGNALNRIGGCYWYLGEYEKALQWFNLALAIREKAGDLRGFAVSYNNIGIVYHDKGEFDNALEFHKKSLEILEKIGDVSGIAASYNNVGNVYHDKGEYDNALEFHKKSLEIKEKIGDTWGIGISYNNIGSVYTDKGEYDNALEFYKKSLEITEKIGDIWGIAASYNNIGWVYLEKGDFELGIEFFQKSLAFAKEKGEKITICNALFGIVICYVGLKNFVAANKTIEEAKGVVEELCLKPFEAKFLYVSGLLLTAEGKIAEAETVLKKAIEIYEGTGNLVISYYKAIFELGKVCKDKALQEKALAFFERSGNNVWAAKVRREMESGTQ
- a CDS encoding RNA 2'-phosphotransferase; the protein is MMLRSCSVHGFFRGEKCPICGDAGKFLLNDDEVEHLSKVLAGVLRHFPDRYKLEMDEHGWVDLKAFLAAVQRRHRQYRFLRTYHIIGLIETDPKGRYQYNGTKIRATYGHSFEVDLDLPTDNLPPKLYYPSTPEEADILLETGIKPTDRKMVHLSGTLEDAEKAGKVRIEDPVILVVDTEKTVSMGHKIMRAGKSVYIVNEIPRECLSKVE
- a CDS encoding NDP-sugar synthase, with protein sequence MQAVILAAGRGSRLLPLTHPIPKPLIPFMNEPVIDRILQSFLRLGVEKFLVLVDYRKERLIQHLEKWKEKVEIEIRDNNIPFGTAGAVKRNLDLLEERFFVSSSDLITDINLQKLLDFHFEKGSKLTVAFSESDEVSHYGIATLDEDSRLTRFVEKPRESEAFSNIVNAGIYVVEKEVLEHVPDNTEFDFSRHLFPLLVEKNYPIFGYRFREYWNDIGRHSSYLFATRDAIEKKISFNSKFRVRYDEKGQLFYPETAKIGNVVIEGFVVVGDDVVIGEGCKLSNTVIWNGAKIQERTSITETIIAENVEVGKNCRIMPGVVIGAESKIGDNCVLGQNLKLWCGTTVNPGTFLVGE
- a CDS encoding DUF835 domain-containing protein, with translation MVDEKLKSVLVAIYKLGYEEAIQDASRYARQARTMTEFLLYLNSKLSVLDKECANKVNELLDFANEIEKAESREGSKEKKSKEGELGLMPGQSVLFCEEKPSKSLDYLIEIADEKKTPVLCLTRKPRELLAGREENVKDRSFKIVWLSKIEKEGGLSENGDEYTPTGLSICEEVSTTQDINKITGIVQEYLSSTAPPLIYLDGLSYLVTQTDFTKVLKLVQWICEQIAVKNGYFIVSADPGAFDAKEFEKLKNEMDIVH
- the hutI gene encoding imidazolonepropionase, whose protein sequence is MKLLIKNAGQLLTVASDGKPKKGAEMTELGIIKDGALVVEDGVIVDVGKTKDFGEGSYDEVLDAKCKVVMPGFVDAHTHLVFAGTREQEISLKIQGLSYMEILKRGMGILSTVKKTRAASIEELVEIGKARVLEMLSHGTTTIEAKSGYGLERNAEIKILEATKRIAEETGIDIVPTFLGAHAVPPEFTDSKEKYVEEVIAMLTEVKSLANFCDVFCEKGVFEIEDTQRILESARKHGFELKLHADEFVQLGGAELAASLSAVSADHLLMASERGLKAMLDAGTIPVLLPATPFTSFLNAYPDARKMISMGLPVALATDLNPNAYCLSMQVVLSLAVYKMKMLPAEAIAAATINAAFAVGMGERVGSIERGKQADIIILDVANFEQIPYMVGRNNVVHVVKKGRIVV
- a CDS encoding adenosine-specific kinase gives rise to the protein MKMRVVSMDIPKDANIIIGQTHFIKTVEDIYEAIVNTNPNMKFGLAFCEASGACLVRVDGNDEKLMEIAAKNAMDIGAGHTFVLLIKEGYPINILNTLKNVPEICHIVAATANPLQVVVAETSQGRGILGVIDGSSPKGIEDQAGKDWRYDFLRKIGYKK
- a CDS encoding roadblock/LC7 domain-containing protein, which gives rise to MPNIPMVESVLNDLKAREHVKDALVVSRSGMHIAGSPPPGAHLETFVAMSAILLGAAETATSELKETLHYLAINLKDTKVLIFSAGPKALLVTRVAADAADTLLPVLSESAKKLQGML
- a CDS encoding isochorismatase family protein, with amino-acid sequence MHKERYLTSENAEEKVNFWLSSLAGARGRRKVIFGQHSGRSAALLVIDMQRYFTHADSHAFVPSVDVALQNINRLVECFNTELVVYTRHIDAENSIMLKWWESGLFKDNPLSEIDARIKLRGKVVSKHTYSAFYKTKLETLLKKNHIERVYITGLLTNLCCETTARDAFVHGYEVFLIADATATYNEQLHFATLLNLSHGFARVVSTKEVLGGK